The following proteins come from a genomic window of Tepidiforma thermophila:
- a CDS encoding MBL fold metallo-hydrolase has protein sequence MRDVTAVSLGDNSVYLVTLDGARVLIDTGPDFRGAAAAIEEVLGRRLPDVVVATHGHLDHAGLGAWWQARGVPVAMHRLDWPLATGEEPSAEEFAALERFVQDCGAPADVALEALAGIEARRRWSAEARSGDYGPAGRDRRWPTGLRYVPFTPSRGLEAAVVPGLELIHLPGHTPGNAVAWVQSEGWLFSGDQLLPGLTPTPALQGHHGAGGPDWRLRSLPLFLDGLRRIRELAPVRCFPGHGEPFGDVTAVVDTNLAQTKQRAERALDILRAAGPCTVYQLAEALYPRAVRRRFWQIVATVQGLLDLLEARGQAVNDGVRWEAAQAASASRS, from the coding sequence GTGCGAGACGTTACGGCGGTGTCCCTCGGCGACAATAGCGTCTACCTGGTCACCCTCGATGGCGCGCGCGTACTCATCGACACCGGGCCGGACTTCCGCGGTGCTGCAGCAGCGATCGAGGAGGTACTCGGGCGCAGGCTGCCTGACGTTGTTGTCGCGACGCACGGCCACCTCGACCACGCCGGTCTCGGGGCGTGGTGGCAGGCGCGCGGCGTGCCGGTGGCGATGCACCGGCTGGACTGGCCGCTTGCAACGGGCGAGGAGCCGTCAGCCGAGGAGTTCGCCGCCCTCGAACGGTTCGTGCAGGACTGCGGAGCGCCTGCCGACGTTGCGCTGGAGGCGCTGGCCGGCATCGAGGCGCGGCGGCGGTGGTCGGCTGAGGCGCGGAGCGGCGACTACGGCCCCGCCGGGAGAGACCGGCGTTGGCCGACAGGACTGCGGTACGTTCCTTTCACTCCGTCTAGAGGTCTTGAGGCGGCCGTGGTGCCCGGGCTCGAGCTGATTCACCTGCCGGGGCACACGCCTGGCAACGCTGTGGCCTGGGTGCAATCGGAAGGGTGGCTGTTCTCGGGCGATCAGCTCCTGCCAGGGCTGACGCCGACGCCGGCACTCCAGGGACATCACGGAGCCGGCGGGCCGGACTGGCGGCTGCGGAGCCTGCCGCTCTTTCTCGACGGTCTCCGGCGGATCCGGGAGCTGGCGCCGGTGCGGTGCTTTCCCGGGCACGGCGAGCCGTTCGGCGACGTGACCGCCGTGGTGGACACGAACCTCGCGCAGACCAAGCAGCGCGCCGAACGGGCGCTCGACATCCTGCGGGCGGCCGGGCCCTGCACGGTTTACCAGCTCGCCGAGGCGCTCTACCCTCGGGCGGTCCGGCGGCGCTTCTGGCAGATTGTGGCGACGGTCCAGGGGCTGCTCGACCTGCTCGAAGCCCGGGGACAGGCGGTCAACGACGGCGTTCGCTGGGAAGCGGCTCAGGCAGCGAGCGCTTCGCGCTCCTGA
- a CDS encoding cob(I)yrinic acid a,c-diamide adenosyltransferase: MVRINRVYTRAGDTGTTALGGGQRVPKESLRIEAYGTVDELNSVLGVAIASGLDPSMRERFHIIQQVLFNLGSDLCILEEDKERLPVPRVEPRHVEQLEGWIDEWNDALEPLTSFILPGGDLAAAQLHVARTVCRRAERAVVALSREEPIGAEVIPFLNRLSDFLFVAARYQAKLAGVGDILWDSRKY; this comes from the coding sequence ATGGTTCGCATCAACCGCGTTTACACCCGAGCCGGGGACACCGGCACCACCGCCCTGGGGGGCGGCCAGCGCGTTCCGAAGGAGAGCCTCCGCATCGAGGCGTACGGGACAGTCGACGAGCTCAACAGCGTGCTTGGGGTGGCAATCGCCTCCGGGCTCGATCCATCGATGCGGGAGCGGTTCCACATCATCCAGCAGGTGCTGTTCAACCTCGGGTCCGATCTCTGCATCCTCGAGGAGGATAAGGAGCGGCTGCCGGTGCCGCGGGTCGAGCCGCGGCACGTCGAACAGCTGGAGGGCTGGATCGACGAGTGGAACGATGCGCTGGAGCCGCTCACGAGCTTCATCCTGCCTGGAGGGGACCTCGCGGCGGCCCAGCTCCACGTCGCGCGGACGGTTTGCCGCCGTGCCGAGCGGGCGGTGGTGGCGCTCTCGCGGGAGGAGCCGATCGGCGCGGAGGTGATCCCGTTCCTGAACCGCCTCTCAGACTTCCTCTTCGTCGCGGCCCGGTACCAGGCAAAGCTCGCCGGTGTGGGCGACATCCTCTGGGACAGCCGGAAGTACTGA
- a CDS encoding Fur family transcriptional regulator produces MGFTELANARLETIGFRSTAPRRAVLRAIEAAGAPFTVEDLLASLPDVGRATVFRTIKLLHELDLLCRVPLEDGSVRYQLSEGGHHHHLVCRGCGRFTEFTDLELDARIQEQARAHDFILEGHAVELYGLCRECRGQGA; encoded by the coding sequence GTGGGGTTTACCGAACTCGCCAACGCACGGCTTGAGACGATCGGCTTCCGGTCGACGGCGCCAAGGAGGGCCGTGCTGCGGGCAATCGAAGCGGCGGGCGCCCCGTTTACGGTGGAGGACCTTTTGGCAAGCCTCCCTGATGTCGGGCGGGCGACGGTGTTCCGCACGATCAAGCTCCTGCACGAGCTGGACCTGCTCTGCCGTGTGCCGCTCGAAGACGGAAGCGTCCGCTACCAGCTGAGCGAGGGCGGACATCATCATCACCTCGTCTGCCGCGGCTGCGGGCGGTTCACCGAGTTCACAGACCTCGAACTCGACGCCCGGATCCAGGAACAGGCGCGGGCGCATGACTTTATTCTCGAAGGGCACGCCGTCGAGCTGTACGGTCTGTGCCGCGAGTGCCGCGGGCAGGGCGCATAG
- a CDS encoding DUF58 domain-containing protein has protein sequence MPFRDSWPLLGGLLFIIGFGAGLPLVAMVGLGTMALGVTSRWWSNHLFDRLELRRSLAERRVFIDEPVELEVRLVNRKPLPLPWFEWRLALGEHLRAAGERLAASAVPGLHYLVRRGAIGWYAVERWTFTLTAARRGYHQLGPASIRSSDILGAWPARTEDTELDHLVVYPRVYRLPDLGLPAERPFGDARGGERIFEDPLRIAGLREFRPGDPLRRIDWKATARAGDLRSRVYEPSATRQLYVLLNIDTLEHAWEGYLSDELERLVSVAASVIAWAAGARYAVGLLANGAYPDADRPIRLPPSRSRDQLVRLLEALAVVQPLTMGDLAGAIRREMGRIEAGSTLIAVAALVPAPLAEALARLAAEGHRVHLLATTDRAARADIPGVTVERVAAAFQPAEALA, from the coding sequence ATGCCCTTCCGCGATTCGTGGCCCCTGCTTGGTGGGCTGCTCTTCATCATCGGCTTCGGCGCGGGGCTGCCGCTCGTCGCCATGGTCGGGCTCGGAACGATGGCGCTCGGGGTGACCTCCCGCTGGTGGTCGAACCACCTCTTCGACCGCCTCGAACTCCGGCGCTCGCTCGCGGAGCGGCGCGTGTTCATCGACGAGCCGGTCGAGCTCGAGGTCAGGCTCGTCAACCGTAAGCCCCTGCCACTGCCCTGGTTCGAGTGGCGCCTCGCACTGGGCGAGCATCTCCGCGCTGCCGGGGAACGGCTTGCCGCGTCCGCGGTGCCGGGCCTCCACTACCTCGTCCGCCGGGGCGCCATCGGCTGGTATGCCGTCGAACGGTGGACCTTCACGCTCACCGCGGCCCGCCGCGGCTACCACCAGCTCGGGCCGGCATCCATCCGCTCTTCCGACATCCTCGGGGCCTGGCCCGCCCGGACCGAAGACACCGAACTGGACCACCTGGTGGTCTATCCGCGGGTGTACCGCCTGCCCGACCTGGGCCTGCCCGCGGAGCGGCCATTCGGCGATGCGCGCGGCGGCGAGCGGATCTTCGAAGACCCGCTGCGCATCGCCGGTCTTCGCGAGTTCCGCCCCGGCGACCCCCTCCGGCGTATCGATTGGAAGGCCACGGCCCGGGCCGGCGACCTCCGCTCTCGGGTCTATGAGCCTTCCGCTACCCGGCAGCTCTACGTGCTCCTCAACATCGATACCCTCGAGCACGCTTGGGAGGGCTACCTTTCCGATGAGCTCGAACGGCTCGTCTCCGTCGCTGCCTCCGTCATCGCCTGGGCTGCCGGCGCGCGCTACGCGGTGGGCCTGCTCGCTAACGGTGCCTACCCCGACGCCGATCGCCCTATCCGCCTGCCGCCGTCCCGTTCGCGCGACCAGCTCGTTCGTCTCCTCGAAGCCCTAGCCGTCGTGCAGCCGCTCACCATGGGCGATCTCGCCGGCGCCATCCGCCGCGAGATGGGTCGCATCGAAGCAGGTTCGACGCTCATCGCCGTGGCCGCGCTCGTCCCGGCGCCGCTCGCAGAGGCGCTGGCACGGCTGGCGGCCGAGGGGCACCGCGTCCATCTCCTGGCAACGACCGACCGCGCTGCCCGCGCGGACATCCCCGGCGTGACGGTGGAGCGGGTCGCTGCCGCGTTTCAGCCGGCCGAGGCCCTCGCATGA
- a CDS encoding 2-phosphosulfolactate phosphatase: MVSELDVLLLPPAHQWPAADAYAVVDALRATTTAVLLLHHGARAVIAAESEAGARAVAQERGALLAGEVGGLPPPGFDMGNSPAEVGSHAVAGREVVLFTTNGTLALCAAAARGPAAAACALNAAAAARWLAERHRVAIVCAGEEHGTVFALEDLAAAACIVRALVAARPDLELGDGARLALMLPDPVTAIGASAHADALRALGLGEDIAAAQAVDTVQLVPVVTALGAGWVRLEPVRA, encoded by the coding sequence ATGGTTTCGGAGCTTGACGTCCTGCTTCTGCCGCCGGCGCACCAGTGGCCGGCCGCCGATGCGTACGCAGTGGTCGATGCACTCAGAGCGACGACGACGGCGGTTCTGCTGCTTCATCATGGGGCCAGGGCCGTTATCGCGGCCGAGAGCGAAGCCGGGGCGAGGGCAGTCGCGCAGGAACGGGGCGCGCTGCTGGCCGGAGAGGTTGGTGGGCTGCCGCCGCCCGGGTTTGACATGGGGAACAGCCCGGCCGAGGTCGGGAGCCATGCGGTCGCCGGCCGGGAGGTCGTGCTCTTCACCACGAACGGCACGCTTGCCCTCTGCGCCGCTGCGGCGAGGGGCCCGGCTGCAGCCGCGTGCGCGCTCAACGCGGCGGCCGCTGCACGATGGCTGGCGGAGCGGCATCGGGTTGCCATCGTCTGCGCGGGGGAAGAACACGGGACGGTCTTCGCCCTGGAGGACCTGGCGGCCGCCGCCTGCATCGTCCGGGCGCTGGTCGCTGCGCGGCCCGACCTCGAACTCGGGGATGGGGCACGGCTGGCGCTGATGCTCCCGGACCCCGTGACGGCCATCGGAGCGAGCGCGCACGCGGACGCGCTCCGGGCACTGGGCCTCGGGGAAGACATCGCTGCAGCGCAGGCGGTCGACACGGTACAGCTCGTGCCGGTCGTCACGGCCCTGGGCGCCGGGTGGGTCCGCCTGGAACCGGTCCGCGCCTGA
- the murI gene encoding glutamate racemase produces MDERPVGMFDSGVGGLAVLRAFRELAPAERVLYFADTAWFPYGPRPAPEVRKRAFAITHRLLESDVKLIVVACNTASAAALADLREAFPGVLFVGMVPGVKPAARRSQSRRVVVLATPGTLDGELLRRVVDEYGRGTQVARVAGHGLAEAVEQGVHTSPAVRARLRELLGPEIAAGADTVVLGCTHYAFLAPVIAEEFPGVTLVDTSEPVARRAVDLLREMDALGPGPGGIDLIVSQDPEDFRQRMARLGFPPATEEAVP; encoded by the coding sequence ATGGACGAAAGGCCCGTGGGAATGTTCGATTCCGGCGTTGGGGGGCTCGCCGTTCTCCGCGCCTTCCGTGAGCTCGCCCCTGCCGAGCGCGTCCTCTACTTCGCCGATACGGCCTGGTTTCCGTACGGCCCACGGCCGGCCCCTGAGGTCCGAAAGCGGGCATTCGCCATCACCCATCGCCTGCTGGAGAGCGACGTCAAACTGATCGTCGTCGCCTGCAACACGGCCTCCGCTGCCGCCCTGGCAGACCTCCGGGAGGCTTTCCCCGGCGTGCTGTTTGTCGGTATGGTCCCCGGCGTAAAGCCCGCTGCCCGGCGGTCGCAAAGCCGCCGGGTGGTCGTCCTTGCGACCCCGGGGACGCTCGACGGCGAACTCCTGCGGCGCGTCGTTGACGAATATGGGCGCGGAACGCAGGTGGCCAGGGTCGCCGGTCACGGGCTCGCCGAGGCGGTCGAACAGGGAGTCCACACCTCCCCTGCCGTCCGCGCACGCCTTCGGGAACTCCTCGGGCCCGAAATTGCGGCCGGCGCCGACACCGTTGTCCTCGGGTGCACCCACTACGCCTTCCTCGCCCCGGTCATCGCGGAGGAGTTCCCCGGTGTCACCCTCGTCGACACCTCCGAGCCTGTCGCCCGCCGGGCGGTCGACCTGCTGCGGGAGATGGATGCGCTTGGCCCCGGGCCGGGCGGTATCGACCTCATCGTGAGCCAGGACCCGGAGGACTTTCGGCAACGCATGGCCCGGCTCGGCTTTCCGCCGGCGACAGAGGAGGCCGTGCCATGA
- a CDS encoding SDR family NAD(P)-dependent oxidoreductase has protein sequence MGPFEGKVGVVTGGGTGIGLACARAIVEGGGRVFLAGRREAVLRAAAEQLGPAAGYVVCDVTDDASVAAAFARLEEAAGALHLAVNAAGTGTVGSVLNGPVSEFTRVLETNLTGAYRAMQHEARLMARSGGGSIVNISSIAGTHTHRWMTAYCVAKAGLNMLTRCAADDLGELGIRVNAVAPGLVPTDLAAGLIANEETVAEYLRRMPLARLGTTEDIANAIAFLLSEEASWITGMVVAADGGHHLRQGPDLLHQFRPLFEGVAGSPAPGRA, from the coding sequence ATGGGGCCATTCGAGGGAAAGGTCGGCGTTGTGACCGGGGGCGGCACCGGCATCGGACTGGCATGCGCCCGGGCAATCGTCGAAGGCGGCGGGAGGGTGTTCCTTGCGGGCCGGCGCGAGGCGGTCCTCCGGGCGGCGGCCGAGCAGCTCGGACCGGCTGCAGGTTACGTCGTGTGCGACGTCACCGACGACGCGTCAGTCGCTGCCGCGTTCGCGAGGCTCGAGGAAGCCGCCGGGGCACTCCACCTGGCCGTCAACGCAGCGGGCACTGGAACGGTCGGGAGCGTCCTGAATGGGCCGGTCAGCGAATTCACGCGTGTGCTGGAGACAAACCTGACTGGCGCCTACCGGGCGATGCAGCACGAGGCGCGGCTGATGGCCCGCTCCGGGGGCGGGAGCATCGTGAACATCAGCTCGATTGCCGGGACGCACACGCACCGGTGGATGACGGCATACTGCGTGGCCAAGGCGGGGCTCAACATGCTCACGCGCTGCGCCGCGGACGACCTCGGTGAGCTGGGTATCCGGGTGAATGCGGTCGCTCCAGGGCTGGTGCCGACCGACCTGGCGGCGGGGCTCATCGCGAACGAGGAGACGGTAGCGGAATACCTCCGGAGGATGCCGCTGGCCCGGCTTGGCACGACTGAGGACATTGCGAATGCCATTGCCTTCCTCCTGAGCGAGGAGGCGAGCTGGATTACCGGAATGGTCGTGGCAGCCGACGGAGGCCACCACCTCCGCCAAGGGCCCGACCTGCTCCACCAGTTCCGGCCGCTGTTCGAAGGCGTCGCCGGCAGCCCGGCTCCGGGCCGGGCTTGA
- a CDS encoding chemotaxis protein CheW, whose amino-acid sequence MAQAALPSAPVQCVIFRVGRTLQALPIDDVREILVPGSLTPSPGAPPHVLGLTQVRGNAVPVIDLAARLGLGHAETSPDRRLIVVSAGKGAAALLVDAVEEVTTARPEEFELVRIPGAARRVVLKHRDELVGWLMSAELVEPGQEREALAA is encoded by the coding sequence ATGGCACAAGCAGCTCTTCCTTCGGCGCCGGTCCAGTGCGTCATCTTTCGCGTTGGGCGGACGCTCCAGGCGCTTCCCATCGACGATGTCCGCGAAATCCTCGTGCCAGGCTCGCTGACGCCCTCTCCCGGGGCGCCTCCGCACGTCCTCGGTCTCACGCAGGTCCGCGGCAACGCGGTCCCGGTCATCGACCTCGCCGCGCGCCTCGGCCTCGGCCACGCGGAGACCTCGCCCGACCGGCGGCTCATCGTCGTCTCAGCTGGCAAAGGTGCGGCTGCGCTCCTCGTCGATGCGGTCGAAGAGGTCACGACGGCCCGGCCCGAGGAGTTCGAACTGGTGCGCATCCCCGGCGCTGCCCGGCGGGTTGTGCTCAAGCACCGGGATGAGCTGGTCGGCTGGCTCATGAGCGCCGAACTTGTCGAACCGGGTCAGGAGCGCGAAGCGCTCGCTGCCTGA
- a CDS encoding ABC1 kinase family protein — protein MAETLTGARPLPWPQRVRRFIDVGWTFLVIYLTYKRLQKFPARDPEERARRLSNAHLANARRIYALATRMEGLLIKTCQFISSRADVAPPEYISVLSRLQDRVPARPFREVAEQVRRELGAHPDAIFAEFSRTPIASASLAQVHRARTKDGHDVAVKVQYPGIDRILETDLRNISILVRILARIEPNFDFRVIMDELNRQVPRELDFILEGRSAERVARNLSHRRDIRIPKVYWQYTARRVLTTEFIEATKISDIPALIAQGIDPNDVALIMTEAYCEQILVHGYFHADPHPGNLLVLPGPVVVFIDFGLSKELPEDFRLNYARLVVAMMRQDEREMVEAFRAIGFRTKSDDPETLIALGRSFFEAAGPEQKPYIDADVMPEVNERLARILNANPVTEIPGEILLIFRVLGLMSGLQKRLDSRVNMFETITPYAEEQARLLETRGAGEAAG, from the coding sequence ATGGCGGAGACTCTGACTGGAGCGCGGCCGCTGCCCTGGCCGCAGCGTGTTCGGCGGTTCATCGACGTCGGCTGGACGTTCCTCGTCATCTACCTCACGTACAAGCGGCTGCAGAAATTCCCGGCGCGGGACCCCGAGGAACGCGCCCGGCGGCTTTCTAACGCGCACCTGGCGAATGCCCGGCGGATTTATGCGCTCGCGACGCGGATGGAGGGACTGCTGATCAAAACGTGCCAGTTCATCTCGAGCCGGGCCGACGTCGCACCACCGGAGTACATCAGCGTGCTCAGCCGCCTGCAGGACCGGGTGCCAGCGCGCCCGTTTCGCGAGGTTGCCGAGCAGGTACGACGTGAACTGGGCGCACACCCGGATGCCATCTTCGCTGAGTTCTCGCGGACACCCATCGCGTCGGCGTCGCTGGCCCAGGTGCACCGGGCGCGGACGAAAGACGGCCACGATGTTGCCGTCAAAGTGCAGTACCCGGGCATCGACCGCATCCTTGAGACTGACCTGCGCAACATTTCAATCCTCGTGCGAATCCTGGCCCGGATTGAGCCGAACTTCGATTTCCGGGTGATTATGGATGAGCTGAACCGGCAGGTGCCGCGGGAGCTCGATTTCATCCTCGAGGGGCGGAGTGCGGAGCGAGTGGCCCGCAACCTCTCGCACCGGCGCGACATCCGGATTCCGAAGGTGTACTGGCAGTACACCGCCCGGCGCGTACTGACGACCGAGTTCATTGAGGCCACGAAGATTTCGGACATTCCGGCGCTCATCGCCCAGGGCATCGACCCGAATGATGTGGCGCTCATCATGACGGAGGCGTACTGCGAGCAGATTCTCGTGCACGGCTACTTCCACGCGGATCCGCACCCGGGCAATCTGCTGGTGCTGCCGGGGCCGGTAGTCGTGTTCATCGACTTCGGGCTCTCGAAGGAGCTCCCGGAGGACTTCCGGCTCAACTATGCGCGGCTGGTGGTGGCGATGATGCGGCAGGATGAGCGGGAGATGGTGGAGGCGTTCCGGGCCATTGGCTTCCGGACGAAGTCGGACGACCCGGAGACGCTCATCGCGCTGGGGCGGTCATTCTTTGAGGCAGCAGGGCCTGAGCAGAAGCCCTACATCGACGCGGATGTGATGCCCGAGGTCAACGAGCGGCTGGCGCGCATCCTGAACGCCAACCCGGTCACTGAGATCCCTGGGGAAATTTTGCTGATTTTCCGCGTGCTCGGGCTGATGAGCGGGCTGCAGAAGCGGCTGGACAGCCGGGTGAACATGTTCGAGACGATTACGCCGTACGCCGAGGAGCAGGCAAGGCTGCTCGAAACGCGCGGGGCGGGAGAAGCGGCAGGCTGA
- the pyrF gene encoding orotidine-5'-phosphate decarboxylase, with amino-acid sequence MTFFERLEKRSGALDSLVCVGLDPDFRRHRVEEVAPFLRDIIAATLPYAACYKPNVAFFEQWGVPGLRALEMTLEAIPGEVPVIGDAKRGDIGSTAEAYARALFEAWGFDAVTVNPYLGRDSVEPFLAYGDRGVYLLCRTSNPGARDFQSLQLADGTPLFEYVAATVAGWGANTGLVVGATAPAELARVRELVPGLPLLIPGVGSQGGTPEDVIRAAGYRHGHVLVNASRSILYAGSSPGAAADAACALRDALRAARDGR; translated from the coding sequence ATGACATTTTTTGAACGGCTGGAAAAACGGTCAGGCGCGCTCGACTCGCTCGTCTGCGTCGGCCTGGACCCCGACTTTCGCCGTCACCGCGTTGAGGAGGTCGCCCCCTTTCTCCGCGACATCATCGCCGCCACGCTGCCTTATGCCGCCTGCTACAAGCCCAATGTCGCCTTCTTCGAGCAATGGGGCGTCCCTGGCCTTCGAGCGCTGGAAATGACCCTCGAAGCCATCCCGGGCGAGGTGCCGGTCATCGGCGACGCAAAGCGCGGGGATATCGGTTCGACGGCCGAAGCCTATGCCCGTGCCCTGTTCGAGGCCTGGGGTTTTGACGCGGTGACGGTCAATCCCTACCTCGGGCGTGATTCGGTCGAGCCCTTCCTCGCCTACGGCGACCGGGGTGTCTATCTGCTTTGCCGCACGTCGAACCCTGGCGCCAGGGACTTCCAGTCGCTCCAGCTCGCCGATGGCACGCCGCTCTTCGAGTACGTCGCCGCAACCGTCGCCGGGTGGGGCGCGAACACCGGGCTCGTGGTCGGCGCGACTGCCCCCGCTGAGCTGGCGCGCGTGCGGGAACTCGTCCCCGGACTCCCGCTGCTCATCCCGGGCGTCGGCTCCCAGGGCGGGACGCCCGAAGACGTCATCCGCGCCGCCGGCTACCGCCACGGTCATGTCCTGGTCAATGCCTCGCGGAGCATCCTCTACGCAGGCTCAAGCCCGGGGGCAGCCGCTGACGCAGCCTGCGCTCTGCGCGACGCGCTTCGTGCCGCTCGAGATGGACGTTGA
- a CDS encoding DUF4129 domain-containing protein — protein MIGAAAIALALLADALALAVLGLLVSLMFGPDAPAAGLAAVLAVLGAGFVLPRVVGATLDEGRATAALLGLGLAVVYTAAGLATTGDFSAWTFRWLPDFYREPESTMRSGAPAIAATLVLAAAWARGAIRSDQDFDLEGHPRTLFIPFAIVIAAAVLGAGSSRAGDLATLTAAFFAVAVLSLACAQLALGGATLGTLRSGGLAGALLGGVGAIAVVGFLIFGVAARLLGPTVLPALGAAVEAVLIVVLTPVAWVLTAIFERLFGGIDPFEGLNRAIEQAGQQSRDEPAGDTSVAEQIGLFGLRTLALLAFVGLVAGIVLAWTRARRRYARLREASAPAGAAGSLRDDLRSMLGALFRGRAGGRPSPGDSAAARLYLEVLDDAEHRGRPRQPSQTPHEFAPVLHQTFMTEVTDDITRAFESARYGGREPGPAELAELERRWRDVRRGPVPGGPTRRPGP, from the coding sequence ATGATCGGCGCGGCGGCGATCGCACTGGCGCTCCTCGCCGATGCCCTGGCCCTCGCCGTGCTCGGGCTGCTCGTCAGCCTCATGTTCGGCCCTGACGCACCGGCTGCCGGGCTCGCCGCAGTGCTCGCCGTGCTGGGGGCCGGGTTCGTCCTGCCGCGGGTGGTCGGTGCCACCCTCGACGAGGGCCGCGCGACGGCTGCGCTGCTCGGGCTGGGTCTGGCTGTCGTCTACACGGCTGCGGGCCTCGCAACAACGGGCGACTTCTCGGCCTGGACGTTCCGCTGGCTCCCCGACTTTTACCGCGAGCCGGAGTCGACGATGCGTTCGGGCGCACCGGCCATCGCCGCCACGCTCGTCCTTGCGGCGGCCTGGGCCCGCGGCGCCATCCGGAGCGACCAGGATTTCGACCTCGAAGGGCACCCCCGGACGCTCTTCATTCCCTTTGCCATCGTCATCGCCGCCGCGGTCCTGGGCGCCGGCTCCTCCCGCGCCGGCGACCTCGCAACGCTCACGGCCGCGTTCTTCGCGGTTGCCGTCCTCTCCCTGGCATGTGCGCAGCTCGCGCTCGGGGGTGCGACCCTCGGCACCCTTCGGTCAGGAGGACTCGCCGGCGCCCTGCTCGGCGGCGTGGGCGCGATCGCGGTCGTGGGCTTTCTGATCTTCGGTGTCGCGGCCAGGCTCCTGGGCCCGACCGTCCTGCCGGCCCTCGGCGCTGCCGTGGAGGCGGTGCTGATCGTCGTCCTGACGCCCGTCGCCTGGGTGCTCACGGCCATCTTCGAGCGCCTGTTCGGCGGCATCGACCCCTTCGAAGGACTGAACCGCGCCATCGAACAGGCGGGCCAGCAGTCTCGGGACGAGCCCGCCGGCGACACCTCGGTCGCCGAGCAGATCGGGCTGTTCGGCCTCCGCACGCTGGCGCTCCTGGCCTTTGTCGGCCTGGTCGCCGGCATCGTCCTCGCCTGGACACGGGCGCGGCGCCGCTACGCCCGGCTCCGCGAAGCGTCTGCCCCTGCTGGCGCCGCCGGGAGCCTTCGCGACGATCTCCGGTCGATGCTTGGTGCGCTGTTCCGCGGCCGCGCGGGAGGGCGGCCGTCCCCCGGCGACTCAGCCGCTGCGCGCCTCTACCTGGAGGTGCTCGATGATGCCGAACACCGGGGACGTCCCCGCCAGCCGTCGCAAACCCCGCACGAGTTTGCCCCGGTCCTCCACCAGACCTTCATGACTGAGGTGACCGACGACATCACCCGGGCCTTCGAATCGGCGCGCTACGGCGGCCGCGAGCCCGGACCCGCCGAGCTGGCCGAGCTCGAGCGGCGCTGGAGGGATGTCAGGCGCGGACCGGTTCCAGGCGGACCCACCCGGCGCCCAGGGCCGTGA
- a CDS encoding AAA family ATPase: protein MAESPEPDRLSPAEVAQVRDTAERLRANIERVIVGNHRVVDLALVALLCEGHILLEDVPGTGKTTLAKALARSLDCSFRRIQFTPDLMPSDITGITYYNQKLGEFVFREGPLVAQIVLADEINRATPRTQAALLEAMEERQLTVEGTTVRMPSPFLVIATQNPVELEGTFPLPEAQLDRFLLRLRLGYPSEEDEDRILQRFEAASPLEALAPVIDAPALVTLARRLQRLYVAPPVRRYIVRLVQATRAEPAFELGASPRAALALFRAARAHAALEGRDYVLPDDVKTLAGPVLAHRLILSTQARLRGRDVEQLLADVVERVPVPLEG, encoded by the coding sequence ATGGCCGAATCTCCCGAACCGGACCGCCTGTCTCCCGCCGAGGTCGCACAGGTGCGCGACACCGCCGAGCGCCTCCGCGCCAACATCGAACGGGTCATCGTCGGCAACCACCGCGTCGTTGACCTCGCGCTCGTGGCGCTCCTCTGCGAGGGCCACATCCTCCTCGAGGATGTGCCCGGGACCGGGAAGACAACGCTCGCCAAGGCGCTCGCACGGTCGCTTGATTGCTCCTTTCGGCGCATCCAGTTCACGCCCGACCTGATGCCGTCGGATATCACCGGTATCACGTACTACAACCAGAAGCTCGGCGAATTCGTCTTCCGCGAAGGGCCACTCGTCGCCCAGATCGTGCTCGCCGACGAAATCAACCGCGCGACTCCGCGGACCCAGGCCGCTCTCCTCGAGGCGATGGAGGAGCGCCAGCTTACCGTCGAGGGCACCACTGTCCGCATGCCCTCGCCCTTCCTGGTCATTGCCACCCAGAACCCGGTCGAACTCGAAGGCACGTTCCCGCTGCCCGAAGCCCAGCTCGACCGCTTTCTCCTGCGCCTCCGCCTCGGCTACCCCAGCGAAGAGGACGAGGACCGGATCCTCCAGCGCTTCGAAGCTGCAAGCCCGCTCGAGGCGCTCGCCCCAGTCATCGATGCCCCGGCGCTCGTCACGCTCGCGCGCCGGCTCCAGCGGCTCTACGTCGCGCCGCCGGTCCGCCGCTACATCGTCCGGTTGGTTCAGGCCACCCGCGCTGAACCTGCATTCGAGCTCGGCGCCAGTCCCCGCGCAGCCCTGGCGCTCTTCCGCGCCGCGCGGGCCCATGCTGCGCTCGAAGGGCGCGACTACGTGCTCCCCGATGACGTGAAAACCCTGGCCGGGCCGGTCTTGGCCCATCGCCTCATCCTCTCGACCCAGGCCCGGCTCCGCGGCCGCGATGTCGAGCAGCTGCTCGCCGACGTCGTCGAGCGTGTCCCGGTCCCGCTGGAGGGCTGA